Below is a window of Candidatus Tumulicola sp. DNA.
CCGAGGACGCCGCGCGTTTGAAACAGCTCCACGAATCGGCGCAGCTTCCCTTCCGGCGAGTCGGCGAATGGCGGCACCGGAAAAAGGACGGATCGATCATCTCCGTTTTGGTGACCGCCAACGAGATCGAGTGGAACGGCCGGCCCGCACACGTAGCCGTCATGAACGACGTCACCGCGCAAAGGAGCGCCGAGCGCGTCGTCAAGGATGCCGAAGAGCAGATCGCCTTCGTCACCAGCCACGATCTTGTCACGGGCCTTCCGAATACGGCGCTCTTCCTAGACCGGCTTCATCTCAGCGTCGTCCAGTCCACCCGTTCGCAAGGTCACCTGGCCGTGCTGTCGGTGCACATCGATAAGTTCAGCATCGTCACCGACACACGCGGCCCGGCCGTTGGCGATTCGGTGCTGCGCGAGCTGGCCAATCGCTTGAGGGGCGCGCTCAAAGAAGGCGACACGCTCGCGCGTCCGGGCGGCGGCGAATTTCTCATCGTCATTCCCGGTTTGGAGCGCCCTGCCGATGTGGCGGAAACGGCGCAGACGCTGCTCGCCGCCGTCCGAGCTCCCGTCAATAGAGGCGAGAGCCAATACTTCTTGACCGCCAGCATCGGCATCAGTCTCCATCATAGCGGCGATCCGCATTTGGACCACCTCATTCGGGATGCGGGCGCAGCAGCGACGCAAGTCAGGGGGGCGGGCGGCGACGGATTTCAGTTCTTCACACCGGAGATCCACGCGGAGGCCGTGCGCCGCCTCTCAATCGAAAGCGAGTTGCGCCAGGCGCTCCAGCACGGCCGTTTCGAGCTCGTCTATCAACCCGTGCTCAACTCGACGACCAAGGCCACGGTGGGCGCCGAAGCGCTACTTCGGTGGAACCATCCGACCCGCGGCATCATATCGCCGATGGACTTCGTCCCGGTCGCCGAAGCCGCCGGTCTCATCGTGCCGATCGGCACGTGGGTGCTTCGGCAGGCGTTCGCCATGGCCGGTCAGTGGCAGAGGCAGGGGCGAAAAGACGTCGGCATCGCCGTCAACGTGTCGCCGCGTCAACTCCAGCAGCCGGACTTCCCTAAGGTGGTCGAGGAGGCTATCGCCGACAGCGGCATCGCCCCGGAGCAATGTATTTTTGAGATCACCGAATCAACGCTTGCCACGGAGGGTGAGTCCAATCGCGTTCGTTTCCTGGCGGACCTCGGCGTGAGGCTGGCGATCGACGATTTCGGCACGGGCTACAGCTCGCTTGGGTACTTGAAACGTTTCCCGATCTACTCGCTCAAGATCGATAAGTCGTTCGTCGACAACATCGACACCGACAGCTCCAATCGGGCGATCACGCAGGCCATCATCAAGCTCGCCACGACGTTCGGATTCCATACCGTGGCCGAGGGCGTGGAGACGCGCGAGCAAGCGCGTATCCTTTCAGAGCTTGGTTGCACGATGATGCAGGGCTACTATTTCGGACGGCCGATGTCGCTGACGTCCTTTTTGGAGACGCTTCAGGCTTAGCTCAGCCGCAACAAGAATCGATCAGCTTGGAGATGGTCTTCGCCTCCCGCCGGTACGCTTCGGCCTCTTCTTTCGCCACCCCGGC
It encodes the following:
- a CDS encoding EAL domain-containing protein; translation: MRQLASGYRALFDYSPLPMWVYDRQTLRFVDVNSEALRHYGYSLEEFMGMTLLDIRPAEDAARLKQLHESAQLPFRRVGEWRHRKKDGSIISVLVTANEIEWNGRPAHVAVMNDVTAQRSAERVVKDAEEQIAFVTSHDLVTGLPNTALFLDRLHLSVVQSTRSQGHLAVLSVHIDKFSIVTDTRGPAVGDSVLRELANRLRGALKEGDTLARPGGGEFLIVIPGLERPADVAETAQTLLAAVRAPVNRGESQYFLTASIGISLHHSGDPHLDHLIRDAGAAATQVRGAGGDGFQFFTPEIHAEAVRRLSIESELRQALQHGRFELVYQPVLNSTTKATVGAEALLRWNHPTRGIISPMDFVPVAEAAGLIVPIGTWVLRQAFAMAGQWQRQGRKDVGIAVNVSPRQLQQPDFPKVVEEAIADSGIAPEQCIFEITESTLATEGESNRVRFLADLGVRLAIDDFGTGYSSLGYLKRFPIYSLKIDKSFVDNIDTDSSNRAITQAIIKLATTFGFHTVAEGVETREQARILSELGCTMMQGYYFGRPMSLTSFLETLQA